CCAGGCAATTGTCCTCGTCCAGATGCACGTGGAGGGTGGAGAGCACGAAGTCGTGATGTTCGTGTTGCAGCTCCAATAGCTTTTCGCTCAGCTCCCGCTTGCGATGGTGGTACACGAGAGTAATGGTGCCCACGACCTCGGCGTCGGCCGTTTCCCAATCCCTCTGGACCAACGCATCGCGCACCAGGTCACGGATCGCTTCGGAGCGATTGGAGTAACCCTTCTGTTCAATCAGCTCATCGAACCGTCTCAACAGCTCCTCATCCATGGAAATTCCAAAGCGAACCAGGTTCCCCATGACGCCTCCCGTGCCACGTTTTTGCGAAATGTAGCACAATCCTCCCCCCAATGCAATCCCTTTCTTGACCCGACGGCTCTTTTTCTTAGCGGAGTGGGAAAGGCAAATGGCAGCCCATTGGCGCAACCCCCAAGGAAGGAAATCAGGCTTTTCACCGACCGGAGCTC
The candidate division KSB1 bacterium genome window above contains:
- the nikR gene encoding nickel-responsive transcriptional regulator NikR; translated protein: MGNLVRFGISMDEELLRRFDELIEQKGYSNRSEAIRDLVRDALVQRDWETADAEVVGTITLVYHHRKRELSEKLLELQHEHHDFVLSTLHVHLDEDNCLEVLAVRGPARLVQSLADVLISQKGVKHGKLTITSTGATIA